The window taccGTTTGatgaattatatttatgaaCCAACTCATATCTATTgcaaatttgttcaaatttttttcaaaatctttGTTAGTCGATAATATGTGATTGATTAtacttatattaataataacgaaatctctaatatatatgtaaatcatTCAACTAAAATGACTAAGTTATGTGTCAGTTATAGAAAAATCGTAcctatagaaaaaaaaattgacaaacCTAATATTACTCCCCCAAAATTTCAACATACTGTGTCCTGATTGACACGATAACCTAGCTTGCGTAGTCATAACAAAGTTGAAAATTCACTCTGTACCAACACAAACGTGTACCACAAAAACAAACGTTATTGTGCGGGAACATTGAACAATATGTCTATATTTTCCGTCACCTATTTAGAGTGACGTTTGTTTAAAGGAACCAGACTTAGAATTTAGGtttctggttcaaattttatttcaaaaaatgacCTCTCTTTTCAAAACAGAAAATATGTTGAACATTAGTTTTTCACCAATACtcatatatttgaaataatacTCAAATGATAGAATACAAATATTTTAGcaattatgttttatttatttcctCAAAATTATCTTTtcgaatatttttctaaaatactcTCAAAAGGAAGGATGTAAATTATTTTCAGACACATAATTGAGACtctaatcataatttttattgatatgTTAAATTTTTGTGGGGTTCAGTTATGGAAAAATATCTCAAATTAAGTTAAGTAGTAATTTTCTCTAGTACATGGTTGTGGAATTCGAGCCCTCAGAAACTCAGTTGCACATTCAAAGAACCTGCAGGCTAACGCAGTTATAATCACATCCTTAATTTTCCTGATAACGGATACAAGGTCAAACTTTGTGTTCTTGACTGACTCCAAGAAATATGAGTCGATCATCAAAATGGCATTACTTTCCTAAGAAAATTTGTGCACGGCTGCTGCTGGACTTGTAGCTAGACCAACATATTCTAGATATCTCTTTAATATCACATCCACATGCATGTAACTAATTCGCCTATAAAAGGAACATGACCCTATAACAGATATGCACAAAAACAAGTAAAGAAAATGATGAAGAGGGAGAGCTACTTTGCAGTTTTCTTGGTGATTTGCCTTGTGGCTAAAGCGGCTGCTCAGCAAGCAAGCAATGTGAGAGCCACTTACCATCTGTACGAGCCCGAAAAGATCGGGTGGAATTATCTTACGGCCAGTGTGTACTGCGCAACCTGGGATGCCGATAAGCCCCTGGCTTTCAGGCAAAAGTATGGTTGGACCGCCTTCTGTGGCCCTGTCGGACCTCGTGGCCAAGAATCCTGTGGCAAGTGCTTAAGGGTAAGAATCGTTAGGAGCAGTCAGAACAACTCcaatatcttatttttttattaatttcagcTTAATATCGCGATAGCCAaatggttaattaattattttttgtctatatttataaaatggtGGCATGCATGCAGGTGACTAATACGAGGACAAACGCTCAACAAATTGTGAGAATCGTGGATCAGTGCAGTAATGGTGGCCTGGATTTGGATATCGGGGTGTTTAGGCAATTGGATACCGATGGACTTGGCAATCAGCAGGGCTTTTTGACTGTCAACTACGAGTTTGTCAACTGTGGAGATTAATTTGTTCACTTTCTTCGACATTGCTGATcaataataatacataaataaatgtgGCTAAATCCTCAGCTAAGTATTAAATAAAGGTTTTAGTGCCACAATTGTATGACTCACCATCTTATATATAGAAAATAATGGCCGTTTTTATTATATTGCGTTGCATGgtgaaatttcttgaaatagtTAATTACCTGTGCTTGTCattatttatgtaaaaataacttTACATGCATTGTGCATAGATCttgccaaaaaaaataaattatatatgcataaactaaaatataatatcttgaTGGGGGGATATTTTTTTCTCCTCCGCCAGATAATTTTCTCCGATTAAAATAGTTTCACCATAAAAAAGGAATTAAAAATAACCGAAGTGAGTAAATTTTGTTTCCATTGAATCTTAATTAAACTCATcttctaatataattttataatttatttataaaaatccctttttttatatataaatatttaaatatgagtaaatttttattcaaaagaaaggaataaactatgaaactatattttataaaagtgttGAAATACGTGTCAAACTTTATCCGCAAACTAGTTAGGGATAGAGGGCTATAATATATAACTACCAGCAAAATATACTGAATATCATGACAATTTTAACTCAACTCTTTGTAATTTCTCTCtttataattatcatttttgaGAAAAACTGGAGAATGAATGAAAGACAAGAGTGAATAATATATTCGATGATAATCAATTAATTATCTGCATATTCTTATCTTAAAAGAGAATGGAGAAAGGAAACTCtaaaattatcatattttataatgatatatttgtttttttatttgaatttgaacttttattataatagagttcacataaaaataaattatgatattaGAAATGAGTAGAAGGAGTATATAGTTTGGAAATTGCACTGAATCCAAGTCTATTTTATTTGAGGTTATTTAATCGATTAATACTCGATTGATGGTGATGGCccaatttgatttttgaaattaggttaattcttataaatttatttaacaggatttatgtttaataaaatgttttataattatattactcTTCCATATAAACCGGTTATTTGGTTGTCCCAAACGAGACCTCAATTTTGGGCATTAGAAATGGACGGCGGCGGCAGCAACGATGCTACAAAGTGGAGTGAAACAGTGGAAGATCTTGTTGACGCCGGCGACACAGACAAAGCCATTTCATATCTCGAAACCCTCGTTTCAAATCTCGAAAACAAGTCCGATGAGTTGGGTAAATTATCTACTCTTCTTTTCGACCTCTCCAGACTCTACTCTACCAAAGGCTTGTCTCTT of the Daucus carota subsp. sativus chromosome 4, DH1 v3.0, whole genome shotgun sequence genome contains:
- the LOC108217674 gene encoding pathogenesis-related protein PR-4; this translates as MMKRESYFAVFLVICLVAKAAAQQASNVRATYHLYEPEKIGWNYLTASVYCATWDADKPLAFRQKYGWTAFCGPVGPRGQESCGKCLRVTNTRTNAQQIVRIVDQCSNGGLDLDIGVFRQLDTDGLGNQQGFLTVNYEFVNCGD